In the genome of Christensenella timonensis, one region contains:
- the rpoN gene encoding RNA polymerase factor sigma-54: MVQIGIEQKQVQAQVLGQQLQQALFLLKMNALELNDYLKQRATENPVLELAEARQPLAGELFRLARGGRAVGMDSREAPGRDIAGRTSLKDDLKRQLGTGKLGRREKQAALAVIESLDSKGYFTESLRELADFLQISHKQAQEALATVQALEPAGVGARNTQECLVLQLARRGVKERYPYEIVRHHMRRLAQGKIKEIARILRISEEACQKYCETVRSLHPSINSMDDGEPLQYVWPEIGVVCKEGRLAVELKEERLPKLSLNPEYRRLEEADEETREYLRERYKEANRMLSSLELWKTTVRRVAEAVVSAQESFFLRGEPLKPMRLCDIAQVLGLNVSTVSRAAAGKYLMCESGVYPLKYFFARGFPLENKTVSSDHICRLIREMLADDVSLSDVELAKRLGEKGIGIARRTVAKYRMKMGIESVYHRVKIL, translated from the coding sequence ATGGTTCAGATAGGGATCGAACAAAAACAGGTACAGGCCCAGGTTTTGGGCCAGCAGCTGCAGCAGGCGCTTTTTTTGCTGAAAATGAATGCGCTGGAATTGAACGACTATCTGAAGCAAAGGGCGACGGAAAACCCTGTGCTGGAGCTTGCGGAAGCACGGCAGCCGCTGGCGGGCGAACTATTCCGCCTGGCGCGGGGCGGACGCGCGGTCGGTATGGATTCGAGGGAAGCGCCAGGGCGGGACATTGCCGGCAGGACGTCGTTAAAAGACGACCTGAAAAGGCAGCTCGGGACAGGAAAGCTTGGACGGCGGGAAAAACAGGCCGCGCTGGCGGTGATCGAAAGCCTCGATTCCAAAGGTTACTTCACGGAGAGCCTGAGGGAACTGGCGGATTTTTTACAGATATCCCACAAGCAGGCACAAGAAGCGCTGGCAACCGTACAGGCACTGGAACCTGCGGGGGTCGGTGCGCGCAATACACAGGAATGCCTGGTATTGCAGCTTGCGCGCAGGGGGGTCAAGGAGCGTTATCCTTACGAGATCGTCCGCCATCATATGCGCAGGTTGGCACAGGGGAAAATAAAAGAGATCGCGCGTATCCTCCGGATATCGGAGGAAGCATGTCAAAAGTATTGTGAAACGGTGCGTTCCCTGCATCCGTCCATAAACAGTATGGACGACGGGGAACCGCTGCAATATGTCTGGCCGGAGATCGGCGTGGTATGCAAAGAAGGCAGGCTGGCCGTCGAGCTGAAGGAGGAAAGGCTCCCAAAGCTGTCGCTCAACCCGGAATACCGGAGGCTGGAAGAGGCGGACGAGGAGACCAGGGAATATTTACGGGAACGGTATAAAGAAGCGAACCGCATGCTAAGCTCGCTTGAACTGTGGAAGACGACGGTGCGGCGGGTCGCGGAAGCGGTCGTTTCGGCACAGGAAAGCTTTTTCCTGCGGGGTGAACCCCTAAAGCCGATGCGCCTTTGCGACATTGCGCAGGTTTTAGGGCTGAACGTATCCACGGTGAGCCGGGCCGCGGCGGGGAAGTACCTGATGTGCGAAAGTGGCGTATACCCGCTCAAGTATTTCTTTGCAAGGGGCTTTCCCTTGGAAAACAAAACGGTGAGCAGCGACCACATCTGCCGCCTGATCCGCGAAATGCTCGCGGACGACGTATCGCTTTCCGATGTGGAGCTGGCGAAGCGGCTGGGCGAAAAGGGGATCGGCATTGCGCGGCGCACCGTTGCAAAATACCGGATGAAGATGGGCATCGAATCGGTTTACCACCGAGTGAAGATATTGTAA
- a CDS encoding aldehyde dehydrogenase family protein produces the protein MANVAEIFEKARIAQAEYEKNASQEQVDAAVKAIGQVVYDRAEELAKMAVEESGMGVYEDKVAKCKGKSKCIWNSLKGKKSYGIIDENKETGIIKVAKPKGVVGAVTPVTNPVVTPMCNAMFALKGKNAIVIAPHPRTSNLNKYVVDLFRAELKKLGLPEDLVQTIENPSLDMTQEVMKTADVVVATGGAGMVKSAYSSGKPALGVGPGNVQVIIDRGIDYDEAARMIIDGRKFDNGIICSGEQSIIVPKDEYEKVVKAFEKNGAYYIDDPSEVEKFAQTIFPGGVISKDVVGQSVQKIAGIAGVSVPEGTKVVVLKARGVGRKDLLCKEKMCPFMIAIPYDTFEEAMDIAYENLDYEGKGHTCSIHSGDMEHVRMVGEHMPVSRIVVNQPSSTTAGGALTNGFSPTTTLGCGSWGNNSISENLNYTHLINVSQIGLYNKDKKIPTDEEIWA, from the coding sequence ATGGCAAATGTGGCGGAAATTTTTGAAAAAGCGCGGATCGCGCAGGCAGAATATGAGAAAAATGCCAGCCAGGAACAGGTGGACGCAGCGGTAAAGGCGATCGGCCAGGTCGTTTATGACCGTGCGGAGGAGCTCGCGAAAATGGCGGTCGAAGAGTCCGGCATGGGCGTTTACGAGGACAAGGTTGCCAAGTGCAAAGGGAAATCCAAATGTATCTGGAACAGCCTGAAAGGCAAAAAATCCTATGGCATCATCGATGAAAACAAAGAAACGGGTATCATCAAGGTCGCAAAGCCGAAAGGCGTCGTAGGCGCGGTCACCCCGGTCACGAACCCGGTGGTAACGCCGATGTGCAACGCGATGTTTGCCCTGAAGGGGAAAAACGCGATCGTTATTGCGCCGCATCCGCGTACCAGCAACCTCAATAAATACGTTGTGGACTTGTTCCGTGCGGAGCTCAAAAAGCTTGGCCTGCCGGAAGACCTCGTACAGACGATCGAAAACCCGTCGCTCGACATGACGCAGGAAGTCATGAAGACGGCGGACGTGGTCGTGGCGACAGGCGGCGCGGGCATGGTGAAATCCGCTTATTCGAGCGGCAAACCGGCGCTGGGTGTTGGCCCCGGCAACGTACAGGTCATCATTGACCGCGGCATCGACTATGATGAAGCGGCCCGCATGATCATCGACGGCCGCAAGTTCGATAATGGCATCATCTGTTCGGGCGAACAGAGCATCATCGTTCCCAAAGACGAATATGAAAAAGTGGTCAAGGCGTTTGAAAAGAACGGCGCTTATTATATCGACGATCCTTCCGAAGTCGAGAAATTTGCACAGACGATCTTCCCCGGCGGTGTGATTTCCAAGGATGTAGTAGGGCAGAGCGTACAGAAGATTGCGGGCATTGCGGGCGTCAGCGTACCGGAGGGAACGAAGGTAGTCGTTTTGAAGGCGCGCGGCGTGGGCAGGAAAGACCTGCTGTGCAAAGAGAAAATGTGCCCGTTTATGATCGCGATCCCGTACGATACCTTTGAAGAGGCGATGGATATCGCTTATGAGAACCTGGATTACGAAGGAAAGGGACATACCTGCTCGATCCACTCTGGCGACATGGAGCATGTACGCATGGTCGGCGAGCATATGCCGGTCAGCCGTATCGTCGTGAACCAGCCTTCCTCCACAACGGCGGGCGGCGCGCTCACGAACGGTTTCTCCCCGACGACGACGCTTGGGTGCGGAAGCTGGGGAAACAACAGTATTTCGGAAAACTTAAACTACACGCACCTGATCAACGTTTCGCAGATCGGCCTTTACAACAAGGACAAAAAGATCCCGACGGACGAGGAAATCTGGGCGTAA
- a CDS encoding FIST C-terminal domain-containing protein gives MKSIYATTDEIDLDCAVRELLGKIEAQAPLLKNTVGILFYDYEMEGAELCGRLQAALHVDILGCSTIGTLSNESGYLDMAAALTLLTADDCEFHADITQGLTDQNFVNSIYGSYRNAKDKATRKPALIYCLLPCRTEIIFDHYLDELSKMADDLPMIGGVPTNHGKPGKSMAFNGRYCANSAITLLISGNIKPVFSMANVVETLSGPKGTITRAEGTTIYEVDGKPFAAYVKSYGMDIREFNKKESRAFFQQYPLLIETGEGKAETGLPYVRIIESIDWEDGSGIAFASVPEGAKVTLANLHKATIAETVKKGLDELFAKIAKSGAEYSVILCITCAARHFILNPYYDIEGKLIREMVPGQYQLSGFYSFGELCPISVEDGKARNRLHNGSIVFCAL, from the coding sequence ATGAAATCAATTTATGCAACCACTGATGAGATCGATCTGGACTGTGCCGTAAGGGAATTGCTGGGGAAAATCGAAGCACAAGCGCCTTTGCTGAAAAATACCGTGGGGATCCTGTTTTATGATTATGAAATGGAGGGGGCGGAGCTGTGCGGGCGGTTGCAGGCAGCGTTGCATGTTGATATCCTTGGCTGTTCGACGATAGGCACGCTAAGCAACGAAAGCGGGTATTTGGATATGGCGGCGGCATTGACGCTGCTGACTGCGGACGATTGCGAATTCCACGCAGATATTACGCAAGGGCTTACGGATCAAAATTTCGTAAACAGCATCTATGGATCATACCGCAATGCCAAGGACAAGGCAACACGAAAGCCCGCGCTCATATATTGCCTGCTGCCTTGCAGGACGGAAATCATTTTTGACCACTATCTTGACGAGTTATCCAAAATGGCGGACGACCTGCCGATGATCGGCGGCGTGCCCACCAACCATGGAAAGCCTGGAAAGTCGATGGCCTTTAATGGGCGTTATTGTGCAAACAGCGCGATCACGCTGCTGATTTCAGGAAATATAAAACCTGTTTTTTCCATGGCGAATGTGGTAGAAACGTTATCCGGACCTAAAGGAACGATTACCAGGGCGGAGGGGACAACGATCTATGAAGTGGATGGGAAACCGTTTGCCGCATATGTCAAGAGCTATGGAATGGACATACGTGAATTCAATAAAAAAGAGAGCAGGGCATTTTTCCAGCAATATCCCTTGCTGATAGAAACAGGGGAAGGAAAGGCGGAAACCGGGCTGCCTTATGTCCGTATCATTGAAAGCATCGACTGGGAAGACGGCAGCGGGATTGCCTTTGCGAGTGTGCCGGAAGGGGCGAAGGTGACGCTGGCGAACCTGCACAAGGCAACCATTGCGGAAACGGTCAAAAAAGGGCTCGATGAACTGTTTGCCAAAATTGCAAAGTCCGGAGCCGAGTATTCGGTGATCCTGTGCATTACATGCGCGGCACGCCATTTTATTTTGAATCCATACTATGACATCGAAGGAAAACTCATACGGGAAATGGTTCCCGGTCAATACCAATTGAGCGGCTTTTACAGTTTTGGGGAATTGTGCCCCATCTCTGTTGAAGATGGAAAAGCAAGAAACCGGCTGCACAACGGATCGATCGTTTTTTGCGCCCTCTAG
- a CDS encoding ATP-binding protein has translation MTVQTREELMEQLLELKQELKRSRLDQEKLRRRVNRLKNDIYSINTMYENTLRLRDFDMAEKERQYTYNQLLLDAFPHILAVLDQDMNYVLGTDRLIMKRMKLSDPQKLKRMSAQTILRLIPDKEWVNRIMLQIHNALSHTVSSRFSDKINLPGGDTVHVSTTLSPAIDKEGNVQGLVLMVQDITEVVLAKEAAEAAARSKSIFLANMSHEIRTPMNAIISIGHLLNASEKDDNRKEHLRNLLMASESLMNIINDILDFSKIDVQKLETVSQPYRVIDMLSEVINLIALKAAEKDLEFMVEIDPQLPRVLMGNDLRIKQVLINLLSNAVKYTRRGHVILRVGQTRKRQAVKLVFTVQDTGIGIKKEEMPYLFEAFTQLDIIKNRGIQGTGLGLAISKGIAQKMNGAISVSSTYRKGSTFEFTLQQEIADETPIVRVKEPQTKRALVFGNSTSAQMLANTLNQIQVRCDLVRTGEGLVRHMKEHRYTHMFFWEREYKYCPYKIPDAGAKQVIVKKTFHIHAGETDQSNILLEPLLISDVVHVINHGKVKKGHTRWEEDTFRQMRVRDVSALVVDDIEVNCLITQEILRQYGMCADTALSGAEALELVRKKRYDIIFMDHMMPDMDGCETTMRIRNLGGWYADVPIIALTANTAEDIKEPFEQKGMDGYMGKPLEIKELNHILRTFLPGGKII, from the coding sequence ATGACCGTCCAAACCAGGGAGGAATTGATGGAGCAGCTTCTGGAACTAAAACAGGAGCTGAAGAGAAGCAGGCTGGATCAGGAAAAATTGCGGCGCCGGGTAAACAGGCTGAAAAACGATATATACAGTATCAATACTATGTATGAGAATACCCTTCGGCTGCGGGATTTCGATATGGCTGAAAAAGAAAGGCAATATACATACAACCAGCTTCTGCTGGATGCCTTTCCGCATATTCTTGCCGTTTTGGATCAGGATATGAATTATGTTTTGGGAACGGACAGGCTGATCATGAAACGGATGAAGCTTTCCGATCCCCAGAAGTTGAAACGAATGTCCGCCCAAACGATCTTGAGGCTGATCCCGGACAAGGAATGGGTCAACCGGATCATGCTGCAAATCCATAATGCGCTTAGCCATACGGTTTCTTCGCGTTTCAGCGATAAGATCAATTTGCCGGGAGGCGATACGGTACACGTATCGACCACTTTGTCGCCGGCGATCGACAAAGAAGGAAATGTACAGGGGCTGGTACTGATGGTACAGGATATCACGGAAGTAGTCCTTGCAAAGGAAGCTGCGGAAGCCGCGGCACGCTCGAAGTCGATTTTTTTGGCCAATATGAGCCATGAAATCAGGACGCCGATGAATGCCATTATTTCGATCGGGCATCTCCTGAACGCATCGGAAAAAGACGACAACAGGAAAGAACACTTAAGGAACCTGCTGATGGCTTCGGAATCCCTGATGAATATCATAAACGATATCCTGGACTTTTCTAAAATCGATGTCCAGAAACTGGAAACGGTTTCGCAGCCGTACCGTGTGATCGACATGTTAAGCGAAGTGATCAACCTGATTGCTTTAAAAGCAGCGGAAAAAGATTTGGAATTTATGGTAGAGATAGACCCGCAGCTTCCCCGTGTGCTCATGGGCAACGACCTGCGCATCAAACAAGTACTGATCAATCTCCTGTCCAACGCAGTAAAATACACGAGGAGGGGACATGTCATACTTCGCGTAGGACAAACCAGAAAAAGGCAAGCGGTAAAACTGGTATTTACCGTGCAGGATACAGGGATCGGCATCAAAAAAGAGGAAATGCCCTATCTGTTTGAAGCTTTTACGCAACTGGACATAATCAAGAACAGGGGAATACAGGGAACGGGCTTGGGGCTTGCGATCAGTAAGGGGATCGCACAAAAAATGAACGGGGCTATTTCCGTCTCCAGTACCTACCGCAAAGGAAGCACGTTTGAATTTACGCTGCAACAGGAGATAGCGGATGAAACGCCCATTGTACGCGTAAAGGAGCCGCAAACAAAACGCGCCTTGGTCTTTGGAAATAGTACTTCGGCGCAAATGCTGGCAAATACCCTGAATCAAATACAGGTACGGTGCGACCTTGTAAGGACGGGGGAAGGGTTGGTACGGCATATGAAAGAACATAGGTATACGCACATGTTCTTTTGGGAAAGAGAATATAAATACTGCCCATACAAAATTCCGGACGCGGGCGCCAAACAGGTCATCGTCAAAAAAACGTTCCATATCCACGCGGGTGAAACGGATCAAAGCAATATCCTGCTAGAGCCGCTCCTCATTTCAGACGTGGTACATGTAATTAATCACGGTAAAGTCAAAAAGGGACATACACGGTGGGAAGAGGACACATTCCGGCAAATGAGGGTACGGGATGTTTCCGCCCTTGTTGTGGACGATATCGAGGTGAATTGCCTGATCACGCAAGAGATCCTGAGGCAATACGGGATGTGCGCCGATACTGCGCTAAGCGGGGCGGAAGCTTTGGAGCTCGTGCGAAAGAAGCGGTATGATATTATTTTTATGGATCATATGATGCCGGATATGGACGGCTGTGAGACGACCATGCGGATCAGGAACCTGGGAGGCTGGTATGCGGACGTGCCTATTATTGCATTAACGGCAAATACGGCGGAAGATATCAAAGAGCCGTTCGAGCAAAAAGGGATGGACGGATATATGGGCAAACCGCTGGAAATAAAGGAACTGAACCACATACTGCGTACATTCCTGCCGGGCGGCAAAATCATTTAA